The following are encoded together in the Pectobacterium wasabiae CFBP 3304 genome:
- the tssH gene encoding type VI secretion system ATPase TssH has protein sequence MIRIELPTLVERLNPVCRHMLEEAAALCIQHQGAEIRIEHLLMKMLETPLCDVRQILKRAGVDADELSALLLPSSVDKEFEAGYPSFSPLLVEWLQDSWLLASAEFQHVRLRSGILLLVLLMTPNRYVAGAVSRPLAQINRELLRQQFDEWVKDSVETEVAVRSATAEQAAAATTQLSRYTQNVTESARQGQLDPVLCRDHEIDLMIDILSRRRKNNPIVVGEAGVGKSALIEGLALRIVAGAVPERLRDVELLTLDLGAMQAGASVKGEFEKRFKGVMQEVKDAPRPIILFIDEAHTLIGAGNQAGGLDVSNLLKPALARGELRTIAATTWSEYKKYVEKDAALSRRFQLVKVGEPNAEEATVILRGLRGIYEKAHGVLIDEDALQAAAQLSARYISGRQLPDKAIDVLDTASARVAINLTTPPRAVSQLQTRLRQQEMEITQLERQARIGLGNTEERLVELRDAREAGAAQLVQLEADWLQQKTQVQRVIELRTALLDEEQTADFDAVSAAAELADCEQALEALQQSSVLVSPHVDKTQIAAVIAEWTGVPLNRISQGEMDIVTRLPEFLGETIKGQQLAIAQLHKHLLTARADLRRPGRPLGAFLLVGPSGVGKTETVVQIADLMFGGRNYLTTINMSEYQEKHTVSRLIGSPPGYVGFGEGGVLTEAIRQKPYSVVLLDEVEKAHPDVLNLFYQAFDKGELADGEGRVIDCRNVVFFLTSNLGFQTIVNYAEQSDVLLDALYPELAAFFKPALLARMEVIPYLPLAHATMVEIVQGKLSRLVSLLQQRFSAEVIIEDEVPEEILRLANRSENGARMLESVIDGALLPPVSLQLLQRLSAGEPVSRIHFRVEAGQFQTEVEG, from the coding sequence GTGATTCGAATTGAACTGCCGACACTGGTTGAACGACTCAACCCCGTGTGCCGTCATATGCTGGAAGAAGCGGCGGCACTCTGTATTCAGCATCAGGGTGCGGAAATCCGTATTGAGCACCTGTTGATGAAAATGCTGGAAACGCCGCTGTGTGATGTGCGGCAGATCCTCAAACGTGCGGGCGTTGATGCGGATGAACTGTCTGCGCTGCTGTTGCCTTCCTCCGTGGATAAAGAATTTGAGGCGGGCTATCCCTCATTCTCCCCTCTGCTGGTGGAGTGGTTACAGGATAGCTGGCTGCTGGCCTCGGCTGAGTTTCAGCACGTGCGTCTGCGCAGCGGCATATTGTTGCTGGTTTTGCTGATGACGCCAAACCGCTATGTGGCAGGGGCGGTATCTCGCCCGCTGGCGCAGATTAATCGTGAGCTTTTACGCCAGCAGTTTGATGAGTGGGTCAAGGATTCCGTTGAAACAGAAGTGGCGGTACGCTCCGCTACGGCGGAGCAGGCGGCAGCAGCGACCACTCAGCTCTCGCGCTACACGCAAAACGTGACGGAGTCTGCCCGACAAGGGCAGTTGGATCCGGTGCTGTGCCGCGACCACGAAATCGATCTGATGATCGATATTCTCTCCCGTCGTCGTAAAAACAACCCGATTGTCGTGGGGGAAGCGGGCGTTGGTAAAAGTGCGCTGATCGAAGGGTTGGCGCTGCGTATTGTGGCGGGTGCCGTGCCGGAAAGATTACGAGATGTAGAGCTGCTTACGCTCGATTTGGGGGCGATGCAGGCGGGTGCGTCAGTTAAAGGCGAATTTGAGAAACGCTTCAAAGGTGTGATGCAGGAAGTGAAGGATGCGCCACGCCCGATCATTCTATTTATCGATGAAGCGCATACGCTAATCGGGGCGGGCAATCAGGCTGGCGGGCTGGATGTATCCAACTTGCTCAAGCCTGCGCTGGCGCGCGGCGAGCTGCGTACCATCGCGGCAACCACCTGGAGCGAATACAAAAAATATGTCGAGAAGGACGCTGCGCTCTCTCGCCGCTTCCAGCTCGTCAAAGTCGGTGAACCGAACGCGGAAGAAGCCACGGTGATCCTGCGTGGGCTGCGCGGTATCTATGAAAAAGCACATGGCGTCCTGATTGATGAAGATGCGCTTCAGGCGGCGGCGCAACTGTCGGCGCGTTATATCTCCGGTCGCCAACTCCCCGATAAAGCGATTGACGTGCTGGATACCGCGAGTGCGCGCGTAGCTATTAACCTGACGACGCCACCGCGTGCCGTCAGCCAGCTACAGACCCGTCTGCGCCAGCAGGAAATGGAAATCACCCAGCTTGAGCGTCAGGCACGCATCGGTCTGGGCAATACCGAAGAGCGGTTAGTGGAACTGCGTGACGCCCGCGAAGCTGGCGCGGCACAGTTGGTACAGTTGGAGGCCGATTGGCTGCAACAGAAAACACAGGTTCAGCGCGTAATTGAACTGCGCACGGCGTTGCTGGATGAAGAGCAAACTGCTGATTTCGATGCCGTGTCGGCGGCGGCGGAACTGGCAGACTGTGAACAGGCGCTGGAAGCGTTGCAACAATCCTCCGTGCTGGTATCCCCTCACGTCGATAAAACACAGATTGCCGCCGTGATTGCCGAGTGGACGGGCGTGCCGCTTAACCGAATCTCGCAGGGTGAAATGGATATCGTCACGCGCCTGCCTGAATTCCTGGGCGAGACGATTAAAGGACAGCAGTTGGCGATTGCTCAATTGCATAAACATTTGCTGACCGCACGTGCGGATCTTCGTCGTCCTGGGCGTCCGTTGGGCGCTTTCCTGCTGGTGGGGCCGAGCGGCGTGGGTAAAACGGAAACCGTGGTCCAGATTGCCGACCTGATGTTTGGCGGGCGTAACTATCTGACCACCATCAACATGTCGGAATATCAGGAGAAACATACCGTTTCACGCCTGATCGGTTCGCCGCCGGGCTACGTCGGGTTTGGCGAGGGTGGCGTATTGACCGAAGCGATCCGCCAGAAACCGTATTCCGTGGTACTGCTGGATGAAGTGGAAAAAGCGCACCCGGATGTCCTGAATCTGTTCTATCAGGCCTTCGATAAAGGTGAACTGGCCGACGGTGAAGGCCGGGTCATCGATTGCCGCAATGTGGTGTTTTTCCTAACGTCCAATCTCGGGTTCCAGACGATCGTGAACTACGCCGAGCAGTCGGATGTGTTGCTGGATGCGCTCTATCCTGAGCTGGCGGCTTTCTTCAAACCTGCACTCTTGGCGCGTATGGAAGTCATCCCTTATCTGCCGCTGGCGCATGCCACCATGGTCGAGATCGTACAGGGTAAATTGTCGCGTCTGGTTTCTCTGCTGCAACAGCGCTTTAGTGCGGAGGTCATCATCGAGGACGAGGTGCCGGAAGAAATTCTCCGGTTGGCAAACCGCAGCGAAAACGGGGCGCGTATGCTCGAATCGGTGATTGATGGGGCATTACTGCCACCTGTATCACTACAACTGCTGCAACGACTGTCGGCGGGAGAACCCGTCAGCCGTATTCATTTCCGCGTCGAAGCCGGCCAGTTCCAGACCGAGGTGGAGGGCTGA
- a CDS encoding sigma-54 interaction domain-containing protein, with the protein MQHALKLALALTQQHDEASLCGWLLEAMQAAWQPQGMLLGMVDVSGRQLICQGRVHETPVALSLGVDDFSHPLAYALHKNQARTWDSLYGGARIEHREFRQMLISVGASCGLHALPLLSDGGKPLAVLALLDTPARLQTLHQQGECEQLTQVFCRQLMLLRELAYTRREQVALRDSLRQIKDEGQSRREQERRVETTLVGQSAVMKALHQQIYQAAKHRLSVLIQGETGSGKEVVARLLHQCSERADKPFIAINCAAIPENLIESELFGYQKGAFSGAQSNKVGLVEQANGGTLFLDEVGDMPQSMQAKLLRVLETHSFRSLGADKEVHSDFRLIAATHQPLEQQVSDGVFRQDLYHRLCQCLLQLAPLRERPDDIRLLCEHFIDQFADERQKHVGPLSRTFLRQLMGYDFPGNVRELRNLLEVVCANTPDGDVLSLTSLPPELRERLMSSSAEEQDCYQHIHDLRIATQRYEAAVIEARLRQFQGNRLLVADSLNIPKRTLDHKCQKLEVN; encoded by the coding sequence ATGCAACATGCCCTCAAACTGGCGCTTGCACTCACCCAACAGCATGATGAAGCCAGTCTGTGCGGCTGGCTGCTGGAGGCAATGCAGGCCGCCTGGCAACCGCAAGGGATGCTACTGGGTATGGTGGATGTCAGCGGCAGGCAACTGATCTGCCAGGGTCGGGTGCATGAAACGCCAGTGGCGCTGAGTCTGGGGGTGGATGACTTTAGCCATCCGCTGGCTTATGCGCTGCATAAGAATCAGGCGCGCACCTGGGACTCTCTCTATGGCGGTGCCCGCATTGAGCACCGTGAATTTCGGCAGATGCTGATCTCTGTCGGGGCGAGTTGTGGGCTTCACGCGCTGCCGCTGCTGTCGGATGGCGGTAAGCCGCTGGCCGTGCTGGCGCTGTTGGATACGCCAGCTCGCCTGCAAACGCTGCATCAGCAGGGAGAATGCGAACAACTGACGCAGGTGTTTTGTCGACAACTGATGCTGCTGCGTGAGCTGGCATATACCCGGCGGGAACAGGTCGCGCTGAGAGATTCGCTCCGCCAGATTAAGGATGAAGGGCAGAGCCGTCGCGAGCAGGAAAGACGGGTGGAAACCACGCTGGTGGGTCAGTCTGCCGTGATGAAAGCATTACATCAGCAGATTTATCAGGCGGCAAAACACCGTCTTTCGGTGCTGATTCAGGGCGAAACCGGTTCAGGGAAAGAGGTGGTGGCGCGGTTACTGCATCAGTGTTCTGAACGTGCCGACAAGCCCTTTATTGCCATCAACTGTGCCGCAATCCCCGAAAACCTGATTGAAAGCGAACTGTTTGGCTATCAAAAAGGGGCGTTCTCCGGCGCGCAAAGCAACAAGGTCGGTCTGGTAGAACAGGCTAATGGTGGAACCCTGTTTTTGGATGAGGTCGGCGATATGCCACAGTCCATGCAGGCCAAGCTGTTAAGGGTATTGGAGACGCATAGCTTCCGTTCCCTTGGTGCGGATAAAGAGGTTCATTCTGACTTCCGTTTGATTGCCGCGACGCATCAGCCGCTGGAACAACAGGTGTCTGACGGGGTGTTTCGGCAGGATCTCTATCATCGCCTCTGCCAGTGTCTATTGCAGCTCGCGCCGCTGCGTGAGCGGCCGGACGATATTCGCCTGCTGTGCGAGCACTTTATCGATCAATTTGCGGACGAACGACAAAAGCACGTTGGGCCGTTAAGCCGTACTTTCCTTCGCCAATTAATGGGATATGACTTTCCCGGCAATGTACGGGAACTGCGCAACCTGCTGGAGGTCGTCTGCGCGAATACGCCGGACGGCGATGTGCTGTCTCTGACATCGTTGCCCCCCGAACTGCGTGAACGGCTGATGAGCAGTTCGGCTGAGGAACAGGATTGTTATCAGCACATTCACGATTTACGCATCGCCACACAACGGTATGAAGCGGCTGTGATTGAAGCACGTCTGCGCCAGTTTCAGGGCAACCGCCTGCTGGTAGCCGATAGCCTCAATATCCCTAAACGTACTCTTGACCACAAATGCCAGAAGCTGGAGGTAAATTGA
- the vasI gene encoding type VI secretion system-associated protein VasI encodes MFLTMAPLLLATAATPDPAWQSLWEQCRNETASEIRLACYDALGREAERTGTLSPQDDKTAAGGAFQLGREVDSGDMTLTRVLADGNTLVISCASNITHLRLTLSQPWAGESVTSQLDGVTVSDSWFIRNRGLLLESGRGLVAIDALKRWIGHRELVLNGADGHALRIELAGLGEALAPLRQQCHW; translated from the coding sequence ATGTTTCTGACGATGGCACCCTTACTGTTGGCAACCGCCGCGACGCCCGACCCTGCCTGGCAGTCGTTATGGGAACAGTGCCGTAATGAGACGGCTTCAGAGATCCGGCTGGCGTGCTATGACGCTCTGGGTCGGGAAGCTGAACGCACCGGCACCCTATCCCCACAGGATGATAAAACGGCCGCTGGCGGGGCATTTCAACTGGGACGTGAAGTAGATAGCGGTGATATGACGCTAACCCGCGTGCTGGCCGATGGTAATACGCTAGTGATTAGCTGTGCCAGCAATATCACGCACTTGCGCTTAACACTGAGCCAACCTTGGGCGGGGGAGTCTGTCACGTCGCAGCTTGATGGCGTGACGGTTTCCGACAGTTGGTTTATCCGCAACCGCGGGCTGCTGCTGGAGTCCGGTCGCGGTCTGGTGGCGATTGATGCGCTAAAGCGTTGGATTGGGCATCGCGAACTGGTGCTTAACGGCGCGGACGGTCACGCGCTGCGTATTGAACTCGCTGGGCTGGGTGAAGCGTTAGCGCCGCTGCGTCAGCAGTGTCACTGGTAA
- the tssM gene encoding type VI secretion system membrane subunit TssM: MFKIIITFLRKQLPKLKPSWLLLGALLWVVVLVLAWWLGPRLTVGESRPLQGIWGRVVFTLVWLWLAFSYSAWLVWRRVQLMRSERHEQQVIEQDPLQVYVDGQQTFLDRWLDAFLTQLGKKALYAMPWYLTIGLAGSGKSSLIHRANPANKMNPKLDAELRDVAAGQQVSSWVGESAVIWDPSGQLLAQPELEGDALGQRHARLWQHLLQWLSENRRRQPLNGLVLTLDISWLAQAGVADRKAYAQVMRARLQEISVNINTRLPVYIALTRLDMLSGFDKVYRQLNRDARQAVLGVTFTPQASNSKGWLEELERFWDEWVTHLNDNLPDMLLTQSDRSVRNSLFSFVRQLAGVKDYVMEVLTETLAIGEDRAFLIRGVYVSSVYQQGVPFDAFAQSASRRYQLPEPINPALRGESNTFFVQRLFPDVIFPEASLAGENRLHSLYRRRRLSIGVGCMLLAGLALVGSWHHFYRVNEEAGRNVLTKAQAFIGTNELEGQPGYGYQQLPRLNLIRDATLSFGNYHERTPLLADLGLYQGDKIGPYVEGTYLQMLNQRFLPAVMQGLLEDLSQAPANSEQKLTILRVMRMLDDASGRNKALVEQFMAQRWQKAFPAQGQVQEELMQHLDYALDHTNWHQSREQKDAVAISTFAPFNGPITLAQQELSKLPMYQRVYQSLVMKATQVLPPDLAIRDEVGPTFDPVFSLRNDKAGSVPRLLTYPGFSDYYLKQDKALLELTALDAWVLGQRERAQFSEADRREILRQVNDRYITDYINQWQKVLANIDVQALDTPEQALDILTDITGNDQPFQRVLTTVSDNTRIRKLADDDNDTAQNINTRIGRPFMTINAALSGRGEQGPLVQEVNQKLTDLYHYLDQIVNATDPGQAALKAMQARQGNKFADPVFALQQYARSLPAPLDRWVGQLAGESASLVTGLAMSSLNQEWLDKVVTPFNEKLANRYPFDPSSDKDVPLSEMEMFFMTGGTLDSFYQTNLKAMMESGMLEEGMASPMQAELMKQLERANRIRQTLFNAQGSLEVHFVLEPLELTANKRRSVLNLDGQLLEYSHGRRQKTPLVWPNSMRDGAESKLTLVPDDRERSPRSLSFNGPWAMFRLINSDQLTKVNENTFDVRFSLENGAMTYRVYTDASHNPFAGGLFSQFTLSDSLY, from the coding sequence ATGTTTAAAATAATTATAACCTTTCTACGCAAGCAGTTGCCTAAACTGAAACCCTCTTGGCTGCTTTTAGGGGCGCTACTGTGGGTCGTGGTGTTGGTTCTGGCCTGGTGGCTGGGGCCGCGTTTGACGGTAGGCGAGTCGCGCCCGTTACAGGGAATCTGGGGCCGTGTGGTGTTCACGCTGGTCTGGCTGTGGCTGGCGTTCTCCTATAGTGCCTGGCTGGTCTGGCGGCGTGTGCAACTGATGCGGTCAGAGCGTCATGAACAGCAGGTGATCGAGCAGGATCCCCTACAGGTGTATGTCGACGGCCAGCAGACGTTTCTCGATCGCTGGCTGGACGCGTTTCTGACCCAGTTGGGTAAAAAAGCGCTGTATGCGATGCCGTGGTATCTGACGATTGGTTTGGCTGGCAGTGGTAAAAGTAGCCTGATCCACCGTGCCAACCCGGCAAACAAAATGAATCCGAAGTTGGATGCAGAGCTGCGGGATGTGGCAGCGGGCCAGCAGGTGAGCAGTTGGGTCGGGGAGTCTGCCGTTATCTGGGATCCTAGCGGGCAGCTACTCGCACAGCCTGAATTGGAAGGCGACGCGCTCGGGCAGCGTCATGCTCGGCTGTGGCAGCACCTACTACAGTGGCTCAGTGAAAATCGCCGCCGCCAGCCGCTCAACGGTCTGGTTCTTACGTTGGATATCTCCTGGCTGGCACAGGCTGGCGTCGCGGATCGCAAAGCCTACGCGCAAGTCATGCGCGCCCGTTTGCAGGAAATTTCGGTCAATATCAATACGCGTTTACCGGTGTATATCGCACTGACTCGGCTGGATATGCTGAGCGGTTTCGACAAAGTCTATCGCCAGTTGAACCGCGATGCGCGTCAGGCGGTATTAGGGGTGACGTTTACCCCGCAGGCGAGCAACAGCAAAGGCTGGTTAGAAGAGCTGGAGCGCTTTTGGGATGAATGGGTCACGCATCTGAATGACAATCTACCGGATATGCTGTTGACCCAATCGGACAGAAGCGTGCGCAATTCGCTGTTCTCGTTTGTCCGCCAGTTGGCCGGGGTGAAAGACTATGTAATGGAAGTGCTGACGGAAACGTTAGCGATAGGTGAAGATCGTGCGTTCCTGATCCGTGGCGTCTACGTCAGCTCTGTTTATCAACAAGGGGTGCCGTTCGATGCTTTTGCACAGTCGGCCTCCCGACGTTATCAACTGCCAGAGCCGATTAACCCTGCGCTGCGCGGTGAATCGAATACGTTCTTTGTCCAGCGTCTCTTCCCTGACGTCATTTTCCCTGAAGCCAGCTTGGCCGGAGAAAACCGACTGCATAGCCTCTATCGTCGGCGTCGGTTGAGTATTGGCGTGGGCTGCATGCTGCTCGCTGGTTTGGCGCTGGTGGGCAGTTGGCACCATTTCTATCGGGTCAATGAAGAAGCCGGGCGTAACGTACTGACGAAAGCGCAGGCGTTTATCGGCACCAATGAACTGGAAGGTCAGCCGGGCTATGGCTATCAGCAGTTGCCGCGTCTGAATTTGATTCGCGATGCGACATTATCCTTTGGTAACTATCACGAACGCACGCCGCTGCTGGCCGATCTGGGTCTGTATCAGGGCGATAAGATTGGGCCTTATGTCGAAGGCACCTATCTACAAATGCTGAATCAGCGCTTTTTACCGGCGGTGATGCAGGGGTTGCTGGAAGATTTGAGTCAGGCGCCTGCTAATAGCGAGCAAAAACTGACTATTCTGCGCGTAATGCGGATGCTGGACGATGCTTCTGGGCGCAATAAAGCGCTGGTTGAACAGTTTATGGCGCAGCGCTGGCAAAAGGCATTTCCTGCTCAAGGTCAGGTGCAGGAAGAACTGATGCAACATTTGGATTATGCCCTTGATCATACCAACTGGCATCAGTCCCGTGAGCAAAAAGATGCGGTAGCGATTAGCACTTTTGCACCGTTTAATGGGCCGATTACGCTGGCTCAGCAGGAACTCAGCAAACTGCCGATGTATCAGCGCGTTTATCAGAGTCTGGTCATGAAGGCGACCCAAGTGCTGCCGCCAGATTTAGCGATCCGTGATGAAGTCGGGCCGACGTTTGATCCAGTATTTTCCCTGCGTAACGACAAGGCGGGGAGTGTGCCACGACTGCTAACCTATCCCGGTTTCAGTGATTATTACCTCAAGCAGGACAAAGCGCTGCTAGAGCTGACGGCATTGGATGCCTGGGTTCTGGGGCAGCGTGAACGTGCACAGTTCAGCGAGGCCGATCGGCGGGAAATTCTGCGTCAGGTGAATGACCGCTACATTACGGATTACATCAACCAGTGGCAGAAAGTGTTAGCGAACATTGATGTGCAGGCGCTCGATACGCCAGAACAGGCGCTCGATATTCTCACGGACATTACCGGTAACGATCAGCCCTTCCAGCGCGTGCTGACGACGGTCAGTGATAACACCCGCATCCGTAAGCTGGCCGATGATGATAACGACACGGCGCAGAACATCAATACGCGCATCGGTCGTCCGTTTATGACCATCAATGCGGCACTGAGTGGACGCGGTGAGCAGGGGCCGTTGGTGCAAGAGGTTAATCAGAAACTGACCGATCTCTATCACTATCTCGACCAGATCGTTAACGCGACCGATCCGGGGCAGGCGGCATTGAAGGCGATGCAGGCGCGGCAGGGAAATAAATTTGCCGATCCGGTATTTGCCTTACAGCAATATGCTCGCAGCCTTCCCGCGCCGCTGGACCGCTGGGTAGGACAATTAGCCGGAGAGAGCGCCAGTCTGGTGACAGGGCTCGCGATGTCATCGCTGAACCAGGAGTGGCTGGATAAAGTCGTGACGCCATTCAACGAGAAGCTGGCGAATCGTTACCCCTTCGATCCGTCATCCGATAAAGATGTGCCGCTATCGGAAATGGAAATGTTCTTCATGACGGGCGGGACGCTGGACAGCTTCTATCAAACCAACCTCAAAGCGATGATGGAAAGCGGCATGCTGGAAGAAGGTATGGCGTCGCCCATGCAGGCCGAGCTGATGAAACAGCTTGAACGCGCTAATCGTATCCGCCAGACCCTGTTTAATGCGCAGGGTAGCCTGGAAGTGCATTTCGTTCTGGAACCGCTGGAACTGACGGCGAACAAGCGCCGCAGCGTGCTGAATCTGGATGGACAGCTACTGGAATACAGCCACGGCCGTCGCCAGAAAACGCCGCTGGTGTGGCCAAACAGTATGCGCGACGGGGCTGAAAGCAAGTTAACACTGGTGCCGGACGATCGTGAGCGCTCGCCGCGTAGCCTGAGCTTTAACGGGCCGTGGGCCATGTTCCGGTTAATCAATAGCGATCAACTGACGAAGGTTAATGAAAACACCTTTGACGTGCGTTTCTCGCTGGAGAATGGGGCGATGACGTATCGCGTGTATACCGACGCCAGCCATAACCCGTTTGCTGGTGGTCTGTTCAGCCAATTCACGTTGTCTGACTCGCTTTATTAA
- the tssA gene encoding type VI secretion system protein TssA, with product MHAHPWCKRLQTSLPDEKLRAAVLADDPLWEKVETELVKLGSLAHNQVDLNVVAGYCLTLLESKTKDMRVLVQLLRCLQHPAKATPFSTALMLLDSWLEGYWVTAWPASPVQKQKLMIQIIRRFEGALPRIAESASSAELEQLQQLTEQVATRWGELVSDKASLLDELVQGFKRARQRQQAQEKANQTANSTPAASNSGAAGGSDTSASTASTPPVSSVEINSSDERGWRQTQLNVATLLVERHPSSPIGYRLRRHAIWSGIATPPMSAKGNKTQLAPVSADRVDEYQSALAQADLALWERIEQSLVLAPYWFDGHMLSASVASRLGHAPVATAIAEELSAFIQRLPELRELAFSDGAPFLTGKCNQWLQSSQPVRGGGGARQDDLATEAAACRDEKGIGAAMLLLDERMRRLKEPRDRFYAELVLADLLAEEGMKSLAAQHYQHMWQESQQLGLMQWEPGMVSRVERLAASRKK from the coding sequence ATGCATGCACATCCCTGGTGTAAACGCCTGCAAACTTCGTTGCCGGATGAGAAGTTGCGCGCCGCAGTATTGGCTGACGATCCGCTTTGGGAAAAGGTAGAAACGGAGCTGGTCAAACTGGGATCGCTGGCGCACAACCAGGTCGATCTTAACGTGGTGGCGGGCTATTGCCTGACGTTGCTGGAAAGCAAGACCAAAGACATGCGGGTATTGGTGCAGCTATTGCGCTGCTTACAGCACCCGGCTAAAGCGACACCGTTTTCTACCGCGCTGATGTTGCTGGACAGTTGGCTGGAGGGTTACTGGGTTACCGCCTGGCCTGCCAGCCCGGTTCAAAAACAAAAGTTGATGATCCAGATTATTCGGCGTTTTGAGGGCGCGCTCCCGCGCATTGCAGAGAGCGCCTCCAGTGCAGAGTTAGAGCAATTACAGCAGTTAACCGAGCAGGTGGCGACCCGCTGGGGCGAACTGGTCAGCGACAAAGCCTCGCTGTTGGATGAGTTGGTGCAGGGCTTTAAACGTGCCAGACAGCGGCAGCAGGCACAAGAAAAGGCGAACCAAACGGCCAATTCGACCCCGGCAGCGAGCAACAGCGGTGCCGCAGGGGGGAGTGACACCAGCGCCAGTACAGCTTCTACGCCACCGGTGAGTTCCGTGGAGATTAATTCATCCGACGAGCGTGGATGGCGGCAAACCCAGTTGAATGTTGCGACGCTGCTGGTTGAGCGTCATCCCAGTTCACCGATCGGCTACCGCCTGCGACGTCATGCTATCTGGTCCGGCATTGCGACTCCGCCGATGTCGGCCAAGGGGAATAAAACCCAATTGGCACCCGTCTCTGCAGATCGTGTGGATGAATACCAAAGTGCGCTGGCACAGGCTGATTTGGCACTGTGGGAACGTATAGAACAAAGCCTGGTGCTGGCTCCTTATTGGTTTGATGGGCATATGTTGTCGGCCTCGGTGGCATCGCGGTTGGGGCATGCTCCTGTTGCGACAGCCATTGCTGAAGAGCTTTCTGCATTTATTCAGCGTTTGCCGGAGCTGCGTGAGCTGGCATTCAGCGATGGCGCACCATTTTTGACAGGGAAGTGTAACCAGTGGTTGCAGTCCAGCCAGCCGGTGCGCGGCGGTGGCGGCGCGCGGCAGGACGATCTGGCGACGGAGGCGGCTGCCTGTCGGGATGAGAAAGGTATTGGGGCGGCGATGTTGTTATTGGATGAGCGCATGCGTCGCCTGAAAGAGCCTCGCGACCGTTTTTATGCCGAGTTGGTACTGGCGGATTTACTCGCTGAAGAAGGAATGAAATCACTGGCAGCACAGCACTATCAGCACATGTGGCAGGAAAGCCAGCAATTGGGCCTGATGCAATGGGAACCGGGAATGGTCAGCCGCGTGGAGCGGTTGGCGGCATCCCGCAAAAAATAA